In Ignavibacteriota bacterium, one genomic interval encodes:
- a CDS encoding S9 family peptidase → MRRFAAACIAIIILVAPAPGQRKPFAIADLYRLKGIEDPQFSPNGSQIAFVVRESDLAKGTTNSEIYLIRTDGSGLRRMTNDPASDNHPRWSPDGTTLLFVSTRKNGAQAWALPVGGGEPRQLTEFSAGVGDPIWSPDGTQILFASDVYPDCGASDSCNKATAKSAETGPLQAYMADGLLYRHWTSWKEGKTSHLLAFHVEAKTYTDLTPGTHDAPTFALGGTGFTYSPDGKEVCFVANHEKFEAETTNKDLWVVPTGGGPLKNITAANRAYDGDPSYSPDGKSIAFRTQSVPGYEADRFAIAVIDRATGAITRKADDFDNWVVDVQWAPDSKSLFFTAEVQGHVPLYRLDVASGAYKQVIDVKTIDSYAIAPTGDRIAFVRRAIGAPPELWACGTDGKNPKRLTTFNKAIEEEVDIRPAEELWIPSPTGRKIHTFVVKPHNFDPTKKYPLILNVHGGPQSQWADAFRGDWQVYPGSGYVVAFPNPHGSTGYGQDFTAAISKDWGGKVYEDVMAVSDSLARLSYVDADRMGAMGWSYGGYMMMWLEGHTTRFKALASMMGVYNLKAMHGTTEELWFPEYDLGGLPWESPLYQRWSPNNFVKDFATPCLVITGERDYRVSYTQSLEFFTDLQRRRVPSRLIVFKNDGHWPGAVKSMPFYYNAHLDWFHTYLGGEPAPYDMTRMIRNQAYEKK, encoded by the coding sequence ATGCGCCGCTTCGCAGCAGCCTGTATCGCGATCATCATTCTCGTTGCCCCGGCCCCCGGGCAAAGGAAGCCATTTGCCATCGCGGACCTCTACCGCCTCAAAGGGATCGAAGACCCACAATTCTCGCCGAACGGCAGCCAGATCGCTTTCGTGGTACGGGAGAGCGACCTTGCGAAGGGGACCACGAACAGCGAGATCTACCTTATCCGGACCGATGGCTCGGGGTTGCGCCGGATGACCAACGATCCCGCATCGGATAACCATCCCCGATGGTCACCGGATGGAACGACATTGCTCTTCGTCTCCACCAGGAAGAACGGCGCGCAGGCGTGGGCTCTCCCTGTCGGCGGCGGCGAACCGCGTCAGCTCACGGAGTTCTCGGCCGGCGTCGGCGATCCGATCTGGTCCCCGGATGGCACACAGATCCTGTTCGCGAGCGATGTGTACCCGGATTGCGGAGCGAGCGATAGCTGTAACAAGGCCACGGCGAAGTCCGCGGAAACCGGACCGCTGCAGGCATATATGGCGGACGGCCTTCTCTATCGTCACTGGACCTCCTGGAAAGAAGGGAAGACCTCGCATCTCCTTGCGTTCCATGTGGAAGCAAAGACCTACACCGATCTCACGCCCGGCACGCATGACGCGCCGACGTTCGCGTTGGGCGGCACCGGATTCACCTACTCCCCCGACGGCAAGGAAGTGTGCTTCGTAGCGAACCATGAGAAGTTCGAAGCCGAAACGACCAACAAGGACCTGTGGGTGGTTCCCACCGGCGGCGGCCCTCTGAAGAACATCACCGCAGCGAACCGGGCATATGACGGCGACCCATCCTATTCCCCGGATGGCAAGAGCATCGCGTTCCGCACCCAGAGTGTTCCAGGATATGAAGCTGACCGTTTTGCGATCGCGGTGATCGATCGCGCCACGGGAGCGATCACCCGGAAGGCCGACGACTTCGACAACTGGGTCGTCGATGTACAGTGGGCACCCGACAGCAAGAGCCTGTTCTTCACCGCCGAGGTGCAGGGGCATGTACCCTTGTACCGGCTGGACGTGGCGTCGGGCGCGTACAAGCAGGTGATCGATGTGAAGACCATCGATAGCTATGCCATTGCTCCCACGGGCGACCGGATCGCATTCGTCCGCCGCGCGATCGGTGCACCGCCCGAGCTCTGGGCCTGCGGCACAGACGGCAAGAATCCGAAGAGACTGACCACATTCAACAAGGCGATCGAGGAAGAAGTGGACATCCGCCCGGCCGAGGAACTCTGGATCCCCTCGCCGACCGGAAGGAAGATCCACACGTTCGTGGTGAAGCCCCACAATTTCGATCCCACGAAGAAGTACCCGCTCATCCTGAATGTCCATGGCGGGCCGCAGAGTCAGTGGGCCGATGCGTTCCGTGGCGACTGGCAGGTCTATCCCGGGTCCGGGTATGTCGTCGCATTCCCGAACCCGCACGGCTCCACGGGCTACGGACAGGATTTCACCGCGGCGATCTCGAAGGACTGGGGCGGCAAGGTGTATGAGGACGTGATGGCGGTGAGTGACTCGCTCGCGCGACTGTCGTACGTGGATGCGGACAGGATGGGCGCCATGGGCTGGTCCTATGGTGGCTACATGATGATGTGGCTCGAAGGGCACACCACGCGCTTCAAGGCACTCGCGTCGATGATGGGGGTCTACAACCTGAAGGCCATGCACGGCACCACCGAGGAACTCTGGTTCCCCGAGTACGACCTCGGAGGGCTCCCCTGGGAGTCACCGCTGTATCAGCGGTGGTCGCCGAACAATTTTGTCAAGGACTTCGCAACCCCCTGCCTCGTCATCACCGGTGAGCGCGATTACCGGGTGTCGTACACCCAGAGCCTGGAATTCTTCACCGACCTGCAACGACGCCGTGTTCCGTCGCGCCTCATCGTGTTCAAGAACGATGGGCACTGGCCGGGTGCGGTGAAGTCGATGCCCTTCTATTATAATGCACACCTCGACTGGTTCCACACGTACCTCGGTGGAGAGCCGGCGCCCTACGATATGACACGAATGATCCGCAACCAGGCCTACGAGAAGAAATGA
- the alr gene encoding alanine racemase codes for MNALPAPRAVVDCASFRHNLEAVRSYIGPRVRIMAVIKANGYGHGMLHLAREAGAWGITDFGVARVHEGLELRSAGYGQRILVFESPARDALRDAIAQDLTLTVTEPAILDVIEEEVRRMGKRAVVQVKVDTGMGRLGLPAEYAMELVLRAARSHHVTLSGVYSHFATSEDADQAFALQQLERFSSFLEGVRRAGIEVPERHMANSGAIMTLPGSYFDMVRPGIMLYGYPPGHRMPERYPVQPALSLVSRVAFLKDVPSGTSISYGRRYFTGGPARIATVPMGYGDGYSRLLTGKAEVIIRGGRYPVIGTICMDQLMVNVSGNAQIAVGDDVIFLGVSGGERITAWDVASHTGTIPYETTCALTPRVPRLYQSCV; via the coding sequence ATGAACGCTCTTCCCGCCCCCCGCGCAGTCGTGGACTGCGCCTCTTTCCGCCACAACCTCGAAGCGGTCCGTTCGTACATCGGCCCGCGCGTACGTATCATGGCGGTCATCAAGGCCAATGGTTATGGCCATGGGATGCTCCATCTCGCTCGCGAAGCGGGAGCGTGGGGGATCACCGATTTCGGCGTGGCCCGTGTCCATGAGGGGTTGGAGCTCCGGTCGGCCGGCTATGGCCAGCGCATTCTCGTGTTCGAATCTCCCGCCAGGGATGCGCTTCGCGATGCGATCGCACAGGATCTGACGTTGACCGTGACGGAGCCCGCGATCCTCGATGTGATCGAGGAGGAGGTGCGGCGCATGGGGAAGCGAGCCGTTGTGCAGGTCAAGGTCGACACCGGTATGGGGCGATTGGGCCTCCCCGCTGAATATGCAATGGAGCTGGTCCTCCGTGCGGCGCGCTCGCACCACGTGACGCTCTCGGGAGTGTACAGTCATTTCGCGACGAGCGAGGACGCCGACCAGGCATTCGCTCTACAGCAGCTCGAGCGATTCTCGTCGTTTCTGGAGGGTGTGCGGCGTGCGGGCATCGAGGTTCCCGAGCGGCACATGGCGAACAGCGGTGCGATCATGACCCTGCCGGGATCCTATTTTGACATGGTGCGACCGGGGATCATGCTGTACGGATATCCGCCCGGGCACCGTATGCCGGAGCGTTATCCCGTGCAGCCCGCGCTCTCATTGGTTTCACGCGTGGCATTTTTGAAAGATGTGCCTTCCGGGACATCGATCTCCTACGGGAGGCGGTATTTTACAGGAGGGCCGGCCCGGATCGCCACGGTACCGATGGGGTACGGGGACGGATATTCGCGGCTTTTAACGGGCAAGGCAGAGGTGATCATACGGGGTGGGCGGTATCCTGTGATCGGGACGATCTGTATGGACCAACTTATGGTCAATGTGAGCGGGAATGCGCAGATCGCCGTCGGCGATGACGTGATCTTTCTGGGGGTGAGTGGAGGGGAGCGCATCACGGCCTGGGACGTGGCTTCGCATACCGGGACGATCCCGTACGAGACCACCTGTGCGTTGACGCCCCGGGTGCCTCGACTATACCAAAGTTGCGTGTAA
- a CDS encoding response regulator yields the protein MTILVVDDEPEYRLVLKNVLVSEGYTVLVAENGEDGFTKLSQNPVDLVISDIYMPVLDGIRFHRKVRSTPEFTNVPFLFVSAFDDQHTLDAVQNPRTEGFLRKARPVSELKEWIQYLTTPEEKRSKMPPGGARSRLNDQLRRSR from the coding sequence ATGACGATCCTCGTAGTGGATGATGAGCCTGAATACCGGCTCGTGCTCAAGAACGTTCTTGTGAGCGAAGGGTACACTGTGCTCGTCGCCGAGAATGGCGAGGACGGGTTCACGAAGTTGTCACAGAACCCGGTCGATCTGGTCATCTCCGATATTTATATGCCGGTCCTGGACGGCATCCGGTTCCACCGCAAGGTGCGGTCGACGCCGGAGTTCACCAATGTCCCGTTCCTGTTCGTGTCTGCATTCGACGATCAGCACACGCTGGATGCCGTCCAGAATCCGCGCACCGAAGGATTCCTTCGCAAGGCGCGACCCGTGAGTGAACTGAAGGAATGGATCCAGTATCTCACGACGCCGGAAGAGAAGCGCTCCAAGATGCCTCCGGGTGGGGCGCGCTCCCGCCTCAATGATCAGCTCCGTCGCTCTCGCTGA
- a CDS encoding NAD-dependent epimerase/dehydratase family protein has translation MPDTIRTPATLVTGANGEMGHGLIERLSAAGGHHIIAMDVRPIDDDLKAHCGTTLVGDILDSRLLERLASEYQIRTIFHLAALLSTRAEFTPEAAHRVNVEGTMFLLKLAIEQSRWQGAPVQFLFPSSIAVYGLPSVAQKRAAGRVRENEWTTPVTMYGCNKLYCEHLGRYYSHHYRQLAADAEKAGVDFRSIRFPGLISAETVPSGGTSDYAPEMLHAAAQGKPYACFVREDVRIPFMAMPDAITAMLRLQQAPVSSLTQSVYNITSFSPSAGEIRDIVLSAFPGASIAFLPDDKRQAIVDSWPEDVNDEAARRDWGLSPAYDQKRAFEEYLIPTIRRRYSK, from the coding sequence ATGCCTGACACTATTCGTACGCCCGCGACACTTGTGACCGGAGCGAACGGCGAGATGGGGCACGGCCTTATCGAACGCCTGTCCGCTGCCGGTGGCCACCACATCATTGCCATGGATGTCCGCCCCATTGATGACGACCTGAAAGCCCACTGCGGCACCACGCTGGTGGGCGATATCCTGGATTCGCGTCTGCTCGAGCGCCTGGCCAGCGAATATCAGATCCGCACGATCTTCCATCTCGCCGCGCTGCTCTCGACGCGCGCCGAATTCACACCCGAAGCGGCGCACCGCGTGAACGTTGAAGGCACCATGTTCCTGCTCAAGCTCGCCATCGAACAATCGCGCTGGCAGGGTGCGCCGGTGCAGTTCCTTTTTCCCAGTTCGATCGCCGTCTACGGCCTCCCATCGGTGGCGCAGAAGCGTGCGGCAGGGCGGGTGCGGGAGAATGAATGGACGACGCCTGTGACGATGTACGGATGCAATAAATTGTATTGCGAGCACCTCGGCCGGTATTACTCGCACCACTACCGTCAGCTTGCGGCGGATGCCGAAAAGGCCGGCGTGGATTTCCGCTCCATCCGATTCCCGGGTTTGATCAGCGCCGAGACGGTTCCGAGCGGGGGGACGAGCGACTATGCCCCCGAGATGCTCCACGCCGCAGCCCAGGGAAAGCCGTACGCCTGTTTCGTGCGCGAGGATGTCCGGATCCCGTTCATGGCAATGCCGGATGCCATCACCGCCATGCTGCGGCTCCAGCAGGCCCCGGTATCGTCGCTCACACAGTCCGTGTATAACATCACCAGTTTCAGCCCCTCCGCCGGCGAGATCCGCGATATCGTCCTGTCGGCGTTCCCCGGCGCGTCGATCGCGTTCCTGCCCGATGACAAGCGGCAGGCGATCGTCGATTCCTGGCCGGAGGATGTCAATGATGAGGCCGCACGCCGCGATTGGGGGTTGTCACCGGCCTACGACCAGAAGCGGGCGTTCGAAGAATATTTGATCCCGACCATCCGGCGCCGGTACAGCAAGTGA
- a CDS encoding M20/M25/M40 family metallo-hydrolase, with the protein MAARHRHRSRIALACCISALLCGWAMPAAAGSPPADSLARLLLRAGLTGNNAYTLLAELTTTCGPRLSGSPGAAKAVALTAAMMRRYGFVNVRAESVMVPHWVRGSTEEAFLIEADGHRRTLAVAALGGSIGTPRTGISAALLEVRSFNELRAAGSRAAGKIVFFNRPMDPALLNTFAGYGGAVDQRAAGAIEAARAGAVGVIVRSVTLAHDNVPHTGSMSYADGVAKIPAVAIGVRDADLLSAAAARDPEVRVKLRLSCETLPDAPSANVMGELRGTEHPEDVIVIGGHLDCWDKGVGAHDDGSGCVQAIEALRLLKELGIMPKRTIRAVMFMNEENGSRGGPAYAAHPHRASEHHVAAIEADRGGFTPRGFTVQADSATVERVKRWAPVLDLVGAGQISAGHAGVDVSPIVNAGAVGFGLVVDHHRYFDLHHSANDTLQAVHPRELELGAIAGALLVYLLSEEGL; encoded by the coding sequence ATGGCCGCACGCCACCGTCATCGATCGCGTATCGCCCTCGCCTGCTGCATCAGTGCGCTGCTGTGCGGGTGGGCCATGCCTGCCGCTGCCGGGTCACCACCGGCGGATTCCCTCGCGCGTTTGCTTCTCCGCGCGGGGTTGACCGGGAACAATGCCTACACGCTCCTCGCGGAACTGACCACCACGTGCGGGCCGCGGTTGAGCGGATCGCCGGGTGCGGCGAAGGCGGTAGCATTGACCGCTGCGATGATGCGCAGGTATGGGTTCGTGAACGTGCGTGCCGAGTCGGTGATGGTGCCGCACTGGGTGCGTGGTTCGACCGAGGAAGCGTTCCTCATCGAGGCTGATGGCCATCGGCGTACGCTCGCCGTCGCAGCTCTCGGCGGGAGCATCGGAACGCCCCGCACCGGCATCAGCGCCGCTCTCCTTGAAGTGCGTTCGTTCAACGAGTTGCGTGCCGCAGGGTCCCGTGCAGCAGGGAAGATCGTCTTCTTCAATCGCCCCATGGATCCCGCCCTCCTGAATACCTTCGCCGGGTATGGTGGTGCGGTGGATCAACGGGCCGCGGGCGCCATCGAAGCGGCGCGCGCCGGAGCGGTCGGCGTGATCGTCCGATCGGTGACGCTTGCCCACGACAATGTGCCGCACACGGGATCGATGTCGTACGCCGATGGCGTCGCGAAGATCCCTGCCGTTGCCATCGGGGTCCGGGATGCGGACCTTCTGAGCGCTGCGGCCGCACGCGACCCGGAGGTGCGGGTGAAGCTCCGCCTGTCGTGTGAGACCCTTCCTGATGCCCCTTCTGCGAACGTGATGGGGGAACTGCGCGGAACGGAACACCCCGAGGACGTGATCGTCATCGGCGGACACCTGGATTGCTGGGATAAAGGCGTCGGTGCCCACGATGATGGTTCCGGATGCGTGCAGGCGATCGAAGCGCTGCGGCTTCTCAAGGAACTCGGGATCATGCCGAAGCGGACGATCCGCGCCGTCATGTTCATGAATGAAGAGAACGGCTCACGCGGCGGCCCGGCGTATGCCGCACACCCGCATCGTGCTTCGGAACACCATGTTGCCGCCATTGAAGCGGACCGTGGCGGATTCACGCCGCGGGGATTCACGGTCCAGGCAGACAGCGCAACCGTGGAACGCGTGAAGCGGTGGGCCCCGGTCCTGGACCTTGTCGGTGCGGGACAGATCTCCGCCGGCCACGCCGGCGTGGATGTCTCGCCGATCGTGAACGCAGGTGCGGTTGGCTTCGGGCTTGTGGTGGACCATCACCGCTATTTCGATCTCCATCATTCGGCGAACGATACGCTTCAGGCCGTGCACCCGCGTGAACTCGAACTCGGAGCGATCGCCGGAGCACTGCTGGTGTATCTGCTATCGGAAGAGGGATTGTAA
- a CDS encoding response regulator transcription factor, translated as MNDPVSVLIIDDDHDFLASMVALLGPLGYHVTTARDGQEGWAKIVSDKPDVLLMDWVLPDTDGVALIRRMRASAEHRERYVIMVTGRSGKEDLIRGMDEGANDYLPKPFYNEELLVRIRVGIRNKKLEEELAQQVRRATVLEMAGSLAHEIGNPLSAITLLHAKLSRDARLASMPDIGRDLAALKNELSRIEALVRKAQHITTVSSKPYAGDLQIIDLNNGSAGPSS; from the coding sequence ATGAACGACCCTGTCTCGGTTCTGATCATCGATGACGATCACGATTTCCTCGCGAGCATGGTGGCGCTCCTCGGTCCCCTCGGCTACCACGTGACAACCGCCAGGGACGGCCAGGAAGGCTGGGCCAAGATCGTATCCGACAAACCCGACGTGCTGCTGATGGATTGGGTGCTGCCGGATACCGATGGTGTTGCCCTGATCCGGCGCATGCGCGCATCGGCGGAACACCGTGAGCGCTACGTTATCATGGTCACGGGCCGGAGTGGCAAAGAGGACCTCATCCGTGGCATGGATGAGGGGGCGAATGATTACCTCCCCAAGCCCTTCTATAATGAGGAACTGCTCGTCCGGATCCGCGTGGGGATCAGGAACAAGAAGCTGGAAGAGGAACTTGCGCAGCAGGTCCGGCGTGCCACCGTCCTGGAAATGGCCGGCTCTCTCGCTCACGAGATAGGCAATCCGCTCAGTGCGATCACGCTCCTTCACGCAAAACTCTCGCGGGACGCGCGACTGGCATCCATGCCCGACATCGGCCGGGACCTGGCCGCCCTGAAGAATGAACTGAGCCGCATCGAGGCGCTCGTGCGGAAAGCGCAGCATATCACCACCGTCAGTTCAAAGCCCTACGCCGGTGACCTGCAGATCATCGATCTGAACAACGGATCGGCGGGACCCTCTTCCTGA
- the trxA gene encoding thioredoxin: MEFLTMQSFKEKIFDFEKSKEWKYEGELPCIIDFYADWCGPCKMVAPILEELSKEYAGKINVYKIDTEKEQELASIFGIRSIPSLLFVPKDGQPQMAMGALPKEAFKDAIGSVLGVNPPLVTV; encoded by the coding sequence ATGGAATTCCTTACGATGCAGTCGTTCAAGGAAAAGATCTTCGATTTCGAGAAGAGCAAAGAGTGGAAATACGAAGGCGAACTCCCCTGTATCATCGATTTTTACGCGGATTGGTGCGGGCCGTGCAAGATGGTAGCGCCGATCCTGGAGGAGCTCTCGAAGGAGTATGCCGGTAAGATCAACGTCTACAAGATCGATACCGAAAAAGAGCAGGAACTGGCCTCCATATTTGGCATTCGAAGCATTCCGTCCCTGCTGTTCGTCCCCAAGGACGGCCAGCCGCAGATGGCAATGGGTGCCCTCCCAAAGGAGGCATTCAAGGATGCGATCGGTTCTGTGCTGGGTGTGAATCCACCGCTCGTGACTGTCTGA
- a CDS encoding penicillin-binding protein activator LpoB, giving the protein MNSARRHAVTTLRFLSVGFMVLALSMLSGCGASRTVTRVEPDEQIDLSGDWNDTDSRLVAEEMIKDVLARPWLGEFKGDKKRTPVVIVGTVRNRTSEHIATTAFIKNLERELINSGRVDFVANKEERQEVRDERTDQQEFSSAESLKKFQQETGADFMLRGDITSIIDAEGGQQVKYYQVNLELVNIETNRKAWIGEKKLKKLVSQSGSKF; this is encoded by the coding sequence ATGAATAGTGCAAGGAGACATGCTGTGACCACCCTCCGATTTCTCTCTGTTGGTTTCATGGTTCTTGCGTTGTCGATGCTCTCCGGTTGCGGTGCATCCAGGACCGTCACCCGCGTCGAGCCCGATGAGCAGATCGACCTGAGCGGCGACTGGAACGATACGGATTCGCGCCTCGTTGCGGAAGAGATGATCAAGGATGTGCTGGCCCGGCCGTGGTTGGGCGAATTCAAAGGCGACAAGAAACGCACGCCGGTGGTCATCGTCGGGACCGTCCGCAACCGGACGTCCGAGCACATCGCCACGACCGCGTTCATCAAGAACCTCGAACGTGAGCTGATCAACTCCGGCCGTGTGGACTTCGTGGCGAACAAGGAAGAGCGTCAGGAAGTGCGCGATGAGCGGACCGACCAGCAGGAATTCTCCTCGGCCGAATCGCTGAAGAAATTCCAGCAGGAGACCGGAGCGGATTTCATGCTGCGCGGCGACATCACCAGCATCATCGATGCCGAAGGCGGGCAGCAGGTGAAGTACTACCAGGTCAACCTCGAGCTCGTCAACATCGAGACGAACCGGAAAGCATGGATCGGCGAGAAGAAGCTGAAGAAGCTCGTGTCGCAGAGCGGCAGCAAGTTCTGA
- the glgB gene encoding 1,4-alpha-glucan branching protein GlgB, with amino-acid sequence METTASSDDVYRVIYTDHYDPSSVLGMHVVKVKGKTAVSVRAFIPDAEKVSIVPDAGVQGVAETELRRIHADGFYEAVIPGATAVFPYRIRKITKDGNEEIFHDSYSFLPLVTDLDQYLFNAGTHHRAYEKLGAHLSEVNGVGGIHFAVWAPGARSVSVIGDFNNWDRRSHAMRVLGSSGIWEIFIPGLPEGVLYKYQVKTQTGYIMDKTDPYAFEMEVRPRTAARVNLLGGYTWNDASWLTDRSKGLAIHGPMSVYEVHPGSWQRGEGNTWLSYRAMAERLIPYVKSMGFTHIELMPIMEHPFDGSWGYQVTGYFAPTSRFGTPQDFMWFVDRCHQEGIGVLLDWVPAHFPQDTHALAVFDGTHLYEHADPRKGLHQDWGTFIFNYGRLEVRNFLLSNALFWVDRYHIDGLRIDAVASMLYLDYSRKEGEWIPNKNGGRENLEAIEFLKELNHLIHDYYPGVLTIAEESTAWPGVTAPVQSGGLGFDLKWNMGWMHDILEYFSFDPVHRSYHHNNLTFALLYAFSERFMLPLSHDEVVHGKRSLLSKMPGDLWQKCANLRLLYGFMTAFPGKKLLFMGAEFGQWDEWNPDHSLDWHLLQHDTHQGIQSWLQDLHQVYRTRRALFADDFNYTGFSWLEFTDSAASVIAFERHAYDPADNLTIVCNFTPVVRSGYRVGVPEGGYYKEILNSDSARYGGSNQGNLGGVYAEQTAYQDRPWSVSLTLPPLGVLILSKEG; translated from the coding sequence ATGGAAACAACTGCCTCATCGGATGATGTCTACAGAGTGATCTACACGGATCACTATGACCCCAGCAGTGTCCTCGGTATGCATGTGGTCAAGGTCAAGGGGAAGACCGCGGTCTCCGTCCGCGCCTTCATCCCCGACGCTGAGAAGGTGTCGATCGTCCCCGATGCCGGTGTACAGGGGGTCGCGGAGACCGAGTTGCGCCGTATCCACGCGGATGGATTCTACGAGGCGGTCATACCCGGCGCGACGGCGGTGTTCCCGTACCGCATCCGGAAGATCACCAAAGACGGGAATGAAGAGATCTTCCATGATTCGTATTCGTTCCTGCCCCTGGTCACGGACCTCGACCAGTATCTCTTCAATGCCGGCACCCACCATCGCGCCTATGAGAAGCTCGGAGCCCATCTTTCGGAGGTCAATGGCGTTGGCGGTATCCATTTTGCCGTGTGGGCGCCCGGCGCGCGCAGTGTGAGCGTGATCGGCGATTTCAATAATTGGGACCGCCGCTCGCATGCCATGCGGGTCCTGGGGTCCTCGGGGATCTGGGAGATCTTCATTCCCGGACTGCCGGAAGGTGTCCTGTACAAGTATCAGGTCAAGACGCAAACGGGGTATATCATGGACAAGACCGACCCGTATGCGTTCGAAATGGAAGTGCGCCCCCGCACTGCCGCCCGCGTGAACCTCCTCGGTGGGTACACGTGGAATGACGCATCATGGCTCACCGATCGGAGCAAAGGCCTCGCGATCCACGGGCCCATGTCGGTGTATGAAGTGCATCCAGGATCATGGCAGCGCGGCGAAGGGAATACCTGGTTGAGTTACCGCGCTATGGCCGAACGGCTCATTCCGTACGTGAAGTCGATGGGATTCACGCACATCGAGTTGATGCCCATCATGGAGCACCCCTTCGATGGGTCATGGGGCTACCAGGTCACGGGGTATTTTGCGCCGACCAGCAGGTTCGGTACGCCGCAGGACTTCATGTGGTTCGTGGATCGCTGCCATCAGGAGGGGATCGGCGTCCTTCTGGATTGGGTCCCGGCACATTTCCCTCAGGACACGCATGCGCTGGCGGTCTTCGATGGCACGCATTTGTACGAGCATGCAGATCCGCGGAAGGGGCTGCATCAGGATTGGGGGACCTTCATCTTCAATTATGGGCGCCTCGAAGTGCGCAACTTCCTGCTGAGCAATGCGCTGTTCTGGGTCGATCGGTACCATATCGACGGCCTCCGCATCGATGCGGTGGCCTCCATGTTGTATCTGGACTATTCGCGCAAAGAAGGGGAGTGGATCCCGAACAAGAACGGCGGACGGGAGAATCTGGAAGCGATCGAATTCCTCAAAGAATTGAACCATCTCATCCACGACTATTACCCCGGCGTGCTCACTATTGCGGAAGAATCCACCGCCTGGCCGGGCGTCACTGCACCCGTGCAGTCGGGTGGGCTGGGCTTCGACCTGAAATGGAACATGGGGTGGATGCACGACATCCTCGAGTACTTTTCGTTCGATCCGGTGCACCGCTCGTATCATCACAACAATCTGACGTTCGCGCTCTTGTATGCTTTCAGCGAGCGCTTCATGCTGCCGTTATCGCACGACGAGGTGGTGCACGGCAAGCGCTCGCTCCTCAGCAAGATGCCGGGCGATCTCTGGCAGAAGTGCGCCAACCTCCGCCTCCTGTACGGATTCATGACCGCGTTCCCGGGCAAGAAGCTGCTCTTCATGGGCGCGGAATTCGGCCAGTGGGACGAGTGGAACCCGGACCATAGCCTGGACTGGCATCTGCTGCAACATGATACCCACCAGGGGATCCAGTCGTGGCTCCAGGACCTGCACCAGGTCTACCGGACGCGGCGGGCGTTGTTCGCGGACGATTTCAATTATACCGGGTTCTCCTGGTTGGAATTCACGGACAGCGCGGCAAGTGTGATCGCATTCGAGCGGCATGCGTACGATCCTGCGGACAACCTCACGATCGTGTGCAATTTCACTCCGGTCGTCCGGTCGGGATACCGCGTGGGCGTGCCGGAGGGAGGCTACTATAAGGAGATCCTGAACAGCGATTCCGCACGGTATGGGGGGAGCAATCAGGGCAATCTGGGGGGGGTCTATGCAGAGCAAACGGCCTACCAGGATCGTCCCTGGTCGGTCTCGCTTACTCTTCCACCTCTGGGGGTCCTGATCCTGAGCAAGGAAGGGTAA